Proteins found in one Rhodobacteraceae bacterium D3-12 genomic segment:
- a CDS encoding PhzF family phenazine biosynthesis protein, whose translation MTRYLTLDVFSDTPFGGNPLAVIPDATALPEAALQNIAAEFNYSETTFVYPPKDPANTARVRIFTPTMEVPFAGHPTIGTAVALARMGHGPDMVLELGVGPLDVHATAQTARFTTTAPLETLAQPTIAEVSAALTLAPELIETANHAPVMATLGLPFTITELTRRDALAACQPDIAAFRAGNAAYPGALDFAQFVYWRGEKMLHARMFAPLDNIPEDPATGSAAATLTALLAKLTGTDQNITLMQGEDMGRPSRITLTTQSRENLGPAISVSGSACVMMEGEFQFAV comes from the coding sequence ATGACCAGATACCTCACCCTCGATGTGTTCAGCGACACCCCCTTCGGAGGCAACCCGCTCGCCGTCATTCCCGACGCCACCGCGCTCCCCGAAGCGGCCCTGCAAAACATCGCGGCCGAGTTCAACTATTCGGAAACCACCTTTGTCTACCCGCCAAAAGACCCGGCAAACACCGCCCGCGTGCGCATCTTTACGCCCACGATGGAGGTGCCTTTCGCAGGCCACCCGACAATCGGCACCGCCGTGGCGCTTGCCCGCATGGGGCACGGGCCTGATATGGTGCTGGAACTGGGCGTCGGCCCGCTCGACGTGCATGCCACGGCACAAACCGCGCGCTTTACCACAACGGCCCCGCTCGAAACCCTCGCCCAGCCGACCATCGCCGAGGTTTCAGCCGCGCTCACCCTCGCGCCCGAACTGATCGAAACCGCAAACCACGCGCCGGTCATGGCCACGCTCGGCCTGCCCTTCACGATCACCGAACTGACACGCCGCGACGCTCTCGCCGCCTGCCAGCCTGACATCGCCGCCTTCCGGGCCGGCAATGCCGCCTATCCCGGCGCGCTCGATTTTGCGCAGTTTGTCTATTGGCGCGGTGAAAAGATGCTGCACGCCCGCATGTTCGCGCCGCTCGACAATATCCCAGAAGACCCCGCCACAGGGTCCGCCGCCGCCACGCTCACAGCGCTCTTGGCAAAGCTTACCGGCACTGATCAGAACATTACGTTGATGCAAGGCGAAGACATGGGCCGCCCCTCTCGCATCACCCTGACAACGCAAAGTCGCGAAAACCTTGGCCCGGCCATAAGCGTTTCAGGCAGCGCTTGCGTGATGATGGAAGGTGAGTTTCAGTTCGCCGTCTAA
- a CDS encoding endonuclease/exonuclease/phosphatase family protein, with the protein MKSATLRIASYNLQKCVGLDLRRRPDRALSVINALGASVVVLQEADKRLPPRPAALPHEMAEADGWKVAHFGEPGGSLGWHGNAMLLAADIDVIATAHINLPGLEPRGAIRADLSTPLGPLRVVGLHLGLLRRYRLKQLHAIMRHLSALPACPTILAGDFNEWGSPRALDTATPGLSILPARPSFPSPRPIAALDRFALSAELRPQHHGTHQARPAHIASDHLPIWLDFGLEHAS; encoded by the coding sequence ATGAAGTCAGCCACCCTCAGAATTGCAAGTTATAACCTGCAAAAATGCGTCGGCCTCGATCTGCGGCGCCGACCCGACCGCGCGCTTTCGGTGATCAATGCACTCGGCGCATCGGTGGTGGTCTTGCAAGAGGCCGACAAACGCCTGCCCCCGCGCCCGGCGGCCCTTCCCCACGAAATGGCCGAAGCGGATGGCTGGAAGGTGGCGCATTTCGGAGAGCCGGGCGGCTCGCTCGGCTGGCACGGAAACGCAATGCTGCTGGCCGCAGACATCGACGTGATTGCCACGGCCCATATCAACCTGCCAGGGCTTGAGCCGCGCGGCGCGATCCGCGCTGACCTGTCGACACCGCTCGGCCCCCTGCGTGTGGTCGGCCTGCACCTCGGGCTTTTGCGCCGATACCGCCTCAAACAACTCCACGCCATCATGCGCCACCTGTCTGCGCTTCCGGCTTGCCCCACGATTTTGGCCGGCGACTTCAATGAATGGGGCAGCCCCCGCGCGCTCGACACGGCAACACCGGGCCTGTCGATCCTCCCGGCGCGGCCCAGCTTCCCGTCGCCCCGCCCTATCGCAGCGCTCGACCGCTTCGCCCTCAGCGCAGAATTGCGCCCGCAGCACCACGGCACCCACCAAGCCCGCCCGGCGCATATCGCTTCGGACCACTTACCTATCTGGCTCGATTTCGGGCTTGAGCACGCCTCATAG
- a CDS encoding DMT family transporter has protein sequence MERRERIDLAGAGALVAFALILGFNQVVIKVATDGFQPVFMAALRSVAACGVMLVWMKARGISFALPKEARAGAVALGLLFTVEFIFLYLALDRTGVGRASVIFYSMPVFVALAAHWLIPGERMNGMRALGLGLAVVGVAWVMSDRGSGEASLSGDVMALLAAIAWSGIAIVVRITPLDRVSSEMQLMSQLAISAVLLMLVAPFFGPLVRELGPIHWAAFAFQTFAVASFGYLFWFFLLKRYPASAVASFSFLSPVFGVGLGWLLLGEEIGIEVVGGLVFVAVGITLINRR, from the coding sequence ATGGAGAGACGTGAGCGCATTGATCTGGCCGGAGCCGGGGCATTGGTGGCATTTGCCCTGATCCTTGGCTTTAATCAGGTTGTTATCAAAGTGGCGACCGATGGGTTTCAGCCGGTTTTCATGGCGGCTTTACGCTCGGTTGCGGCCTGTGGCGTCATGCTCGTCTGGATGAAGGCGCGGGGGATTTCCTTTGCCTTGCCCAAGGAAGCACGCGCCGGGGCGGTGGCCTTGGGGCTGTTGTTCACCGTCGAGTTCATATTCCTCTACCTTGCGTTGGATCGCACCGGCGTTGGCCGGGCGTCGGTCATTTTCTATTCGATGCCGGTGTTTGTCGCTTTGGCGGCGCATTGGTTGATCCCCGGAGAGCGGATGAATGGCATGCGGGCCTTGGGGCTTGGGCTGGCCGTTGTTGGCGTGGCTTGGGTTATGTCGGACAGGGGGAGCGGCGAGGCGAGCCTGTCGGGGGATGTGATGGCTCTTTTGGCGGCGATTGCATGGTCCGGAATTGCCATTGTGGTGCGCATCACGCCGCTGGACCGGGTGTCTTCGGAAATGCAGTTGATGAGCCAGCTGGCGATTTCAGCCGTTTTGTTGATGCTTGTGGCGCCATTTTTCGGGCCGTTGGTGCGGGAGTTGGGGCCGATCCATTGGGCTGCGTTTGCGTTCCAGACCTTTGCCGTGGCGAGCTTTGGCTATTTGTTCTGGTTTTTCCTGTTGAAGCGGTATCCGGCCTCGGCAGTGGCGTCGTTTTCGTTTTTGTCACCTGTGTTCGGGGTCGGCTTGGGCTGGCTCTTGTTGGGTGAGGAGATCGGGATTGAGGTGGTTGGCGGGCTGGTGTTTGTCGCCGTTGGTATCACGCTGATCAATCGCCGTTAG
- a CDS encoding YdiU family protein → MTLSIPFANTYASLPPRFYTRQSANPVAAPRLIAFNHALAEDLGITALPDSDDALASLFSGNTLPDGADPMAQVYAGHQFGGFNPQLGDGRALLLGDIKTPSGQQFDIQLKGSGRTPYSRNGDGRAWLGPVLREYVVSEAMHALGIPTTRALAAVETGERVQRERALPGAILTRVAASHIRVGTFQYFAARGDTDALRALFDYTKARHYPQAETPADLLSAVISNQARLVAAWASVGFIHGVMNTDNTTLSGETIDYGPCAFLDEYHPQTVFSSIDQFGRYAYDNQPKIIVWNMAQLATSLVPLCDDMDKAVTEFTALVHAMPDVITAEWRTRFAAKLGISTPTVDDDTLINDLLTLMATDGADFTNTFRALGTPTARDHFTNRAGFDAWESRWQSRIATEPDPQTLMRASNPYLIPRNHRVEEMIKAAVAGDYAPFKRLSSALATPFSDQAEAADLTRPPSPAERVSQTFCGT, encoded by the coding sequence ATGACCCTCAGCATCCCCTTCGCAAACACCTACGCCAGCCTGCCACCGCGGTTTTACACCCGCCAATCGGCCAATCCGGTCGCCGCGCCGCGTCTCATCGCCTTCAACCACGCGCTGGCCGAGGACCTCGGCATCACCGCCCTGCCCGACTCCGACGACGCGCTGGCCAGCCTTTTCTCTGGCAACACCCTTCCCGATGGCGCCGACCCGATGGCACAGGTCTATGCCGGGCATCAATTTGGCGGCTTCAACCCGCAACTCGGCGATGGCCGCGCGCTGCTTCTGGGCGACATCAAAACGCCATCCGGGCAACAGTTCGATATCCAGCTCAAAGGCTCCGGGCGCACGCCCTATTCGCGCAACGGCGATGGCCGCGCGTGGCTTGGCCCTGTGCTGCGCGAATATGTGGTCTCCGAAGCGATGCACGCCCTCGGCATCCCCACCACCCGCGCGCTGGCCGCCGTCGAAACCGGTGAGCGGGTGCAACGCGAAAGGGCCCTGCCCGGCGCAATCCTCACCCGCGTCGCTGCCAGCCATATCCGCGTCGGCACCTTTCAATATTTCGCCGCCCGCGGCGATACCGACGCCCTGCGCGCCCTGTTTGACTATACAAAAGCCCGCCACTACCCACAGGCCGAAACCCCCGCCGACCTGCTCTCAGCCGTCATATCGAACCAAGCCCGCCTGGTTGCGGCTTGGGCCTCGGTCGGCTTTATCCATGGCGTGATGAACACCGACAACACCACGCTGTCCGGTGAAACCATCGACTACGGCCCCTGCGCTTTTCTGGATGAATACCACCCTCAAACAGTGTTTTCCTCGATTGATCAGTTCGGGCGCTATGCCTATGATAATCAGCCGAAAATCATCGTCTGGAACATGGCCCAGCTCGCCACATCTCTGGTGCCGCTCTGCGATGACATGGACAAGGCTGTCACCGAATTCACCGCTCTCGTCCACGCCATGCCCGACGTGATCACCGCTGAATGGCGCACCCGTTTTGCGGCAAAACTCGGCATCTCCACCCCGACCGTGGACGACGACACGCTCATCAACGATCTCCTTACGCTGATGGCCACGGATGGCGCCGATTTCACCAACACCTTCCGCGCCCTCGGCACGCCCACCGCCCGCGATCACTTCACCAACCGTGCAGGTTTTGATGCATGGGAGAGCCGCTGGCAAAGCCGCATCGCGACCGAGCCCGACCCGCAAACCCTCATGCGTGCATCCAACCCTTACCTGATCCCGCGCAACCACCGTGTCGAAGAGATGATAAAAGCCGCCGTTGCGGGAGACTACGCCCCCTTCAAACGCCTGTCCTCGGCGCTCGCCACGCCGTTCTCGGATCAAGCAGAGGCCGCCGACCTCACGCGCCCGCCGTCTCCGGCCGAACGCGTCTCACAAACCTTCTGTGGCACCTGA
- a CDS encoding GNAT family N-acetyltransferase codes for MNLLHLANPADLDRLERLVAAYHAFEGIESDETHRRAALAPLLDGTPHGVAYLIGPKLAPVGYIVVSFGYSVELGGIDGFIDEFFIREKVRGRGMGSEVLMTLLPALSQHGVKALHLEVAHDNDAAKRLYQRSGFEPRAAYHLMTRTA; via the coding sequence ATGAACCTCCTGCACCTCGCCAACCCCGCCGATCTCGACCGGCTCGAACGGTTGGTCGCCGCCTATCACGCGTTCGAAGGGATCGAGAGCGATGAAACCCACCGCCGCGCCGCTCTCGCGCCACTCCTAGACGGAACGCCCCACGGCGTCGCCTATCTCATCGGCCCCAAACTCGCACCGGTGGGCTATATCGTGGTGTCTTTCGGCTACTCGGTCGAACTCGGCGGCATTGATGGCTTCATCGACGAATTCTTCATCCGTGAAAAAGTGCGCGGTCGCGGCATGGGCAGCGAAGTGTTGATGACGCTGCTGCCCGCTCTCTCTCAGCACGGCGTCAAAGCGCTCCATTTGGAAGTCGCCCATGACAACGACGCTGCCAAACGCCTCTACCAACGCTCCGGCTTCGAACCGCGCGCGGCCTACCACCTGATGACCCGCACCGCCTAA
- a CDS encoding nucleoside hydrolase encodes MPPRKIIIDTDPGQDDAVAILLALASPEEIEVLAITCVAGNVPLDLTSKNARIVCELAGKPDVKIYAGCDRPLGRDLVTAEHVHGKTGLDGPDLPDPKMPLQQQHAVDYIIDTLRSHPAGSVTLCPLGPLTNIAKAFEKAPDITSRVAEIVLMGGAYFEVGNITPAAEFNIYVDPQAADIVFKSGAPITVMPLDVTHKALVTAPRNDAFRALATPVGIAVAQMTDFFERFDKEKYGSDGAPLHDPCVTAYLIRPDLFTGRHINVEIETRSDLTLGMTVADWWGVTDRAPNATFMGDIDADGFFALLTERLARL; translated from the coding sequence ATGCCCCCGCGCAAGATCATCATCGACACCGACCCCGGTCAGGACGACGCCGTCGCCATCCTCCTCGCCCTCGCCAGCCCTGAGGAGATCGAGGTGCTCGCCATCACCTGCGTTGCTGGCAATGTTCCGCTCGACTTGACATCTAAAAATGCACGCATTGTCTGCGAGTTAGCAGGCAAACCTGATGTGAAAATCTACGCCGGATGCGACCGCCCACTGGGGCGCGACTTGGTCACGGCCGAACATGTCCACGGCAAAACCGGCCTCGACGGCCCGGACCTGCCCGACCCGAAAATGCCGCTGCAACAACAGCACGCCGTCGACTATATTATCGACACCCTGCGCAGCCATCCCGCCGGCTCGGTCACACTCTGCCCCCTCGGTCCGCTGACCAATATCGCTAAGGCGTTTGAAAAAGCCCCGGACATCACTTCGCGCGTCGCCGAAATCGTCCTCATGGGCGGCGCCTATTTCGAGGTTGGCAACATTACCCCGGCGGCGGAATTTAACATTTACGTCGACCCGCAAGCGGCTGATATTGTATTCAAATCCGGCGCACCCATCACGGTCATGCCGCTCGATGTTACACACAAAGCCCTCGTCACCGCCCCGCGCAATGATGCCTTTCGCGCCCTCGCCACGCCGGTTGGCATTGCCGTCGCCCAGATGACAGATTTTTTTGAGCGTTTCGACAAGGAGAAATACGGCTCCGACGGCGCGCCCCTGCATGACCCCTGCGTCACCGCCTATCTGATCCGCCCCGATCTTTTCACCGGTCGCCATATCAATGTTGAAATCGAAACCCGCTCCGACCTCACCCTCGGCATGACCGTGGCGGACTGGTGGGGCGTAACCGACCGCGCCCCCAATGCCACCTTCATGGGCGACATTGACGCAGACGGCTTCTTCGCCCTGCTCACCGAACGCCTCGCCCGCCTCTAG
- a CDS encoding FkbM family methyltransferase, giving the protein MTNVAKEPVASKAMDEKLREIWGKFENKGWIRRALRDSLPPTKVSAMGVKFIVHPRDNFTEFRIWELGRPPEYEATEMIAEMLEGQDAVIVDVGANAGAFGLPILKRAGKAARAILFEPNPVMLERLQVNVELNAFTNVRIFDCAVSDSEGTSAMFFPANGNLGQGRVELTYGDGAPDNAVEVALRPLPACLKSARVRRVDFLKVDVEGLEDKVIVPLLDADEALWPKMIYFEIEHQDVWSLPLMERLEACGYVEIESFGKNRLMRRGG; this is encoded by the coding sequence ATGACGAATGTGGCCAAGGAGCCCGTTGCCAGCAAGGCGATGGATGAGAAACTGCGCGAGATTTGGGGCAAATTTGAGAACAAGGGGTGGATCAGGCGCGCGTTGCGCGACAGTCTGCCGCCGACGAAGGTGAGCGCGATGGGGGTTAAGTTTATCGTGCACCCTCGTGATAATTTTACAGAATTTCGTATTTGGGAGCTGGGGCGGCCACCGGAATATGAGGCAACCGAAATGATTGCCGAGATGCTTGAAGGGCAAGATGCCGTGATCGTCGATGTGGGCGCAAACGCGGGGGCCTTCGGTTTGCCGATCCTCAAGCGCGCGGGCAAGGCTGCGCGGGCGATCCTGTTTGAGCCTAACCCTGTGATGCTCGAGCGTTTGCAGGTCAATGTTGAGTTGAACGCGTTCACAAACGTGCGGATTTTCGACTGTGCGGTGAGCGATAGCGAAGGCACGTCGGCGATGTTTTTCCCTGCCAATGGCAACCTTGGGCAAGGGCGTGTTGAGCTGACCTATGGTGACGGCGCGCCGGACAACGCGGTTGAAGTGGCGTTGAGACCGCTGCCTGCCTGTTTGAAAAGCGCACGGGTGCGGCGGGTTGATTTTTTGAAGGTTGATGTTGAGGGATTGGAAGACAAGGTGATCGTGCCGCTGCTTGACGCGGATGAGGCGCTTTGGCCGAAGATGATCTATTTCGAGATCGAGCATCAGGATGTTTGGTCGCTTCCTCTTATGGAGCGGCTTGAGGCGTGTGGGTACGTTGAGATTGAAAGTTTCGGCAAGAACCGTTTGATGCGGCGAGGCGGGTGA
- a CDS encoding glycosyltransferase family 2 protein, producing the protein MKLAFLTMVWRDYWLLDKWVRHNEKNVPRRQLYVINHGGDPEVDRIAEGCNVIHVPREEVTPDLTRRRWDLKGAMTNGLLAFHDVVITTDVDELLVYVGEEDSLAAHLESAERVGNATAPVGLNLIPTPEDSTDQSLSVLEQHPNAMVHGKYTKPCIAHDRVVYTTGGHGLQRGDFRIDPEILLFHLHYVTPDYQERMAARQEIVQQSKEHAEATGEGGNQPGRFWINWAKPDQIRDKDFGNFAKAEEMDVSHGYDACAEVLRAAKATKDRKTVVDPRIVNKAPRRVVVPPALRGVI; encoded by the coding sequence ATGAAACTTGCTTTTCTCACAATGGTTTGGCGTGATTACTGGCTGTTGGACAAATGGGTTCGCCACAATGAAAAGAATGTGCCGCGCCGCCAGCTTTATGTGATCAATCATGGCGGCGACCCTGAGGTTGACCGGATCGCGGAGGGCTGTAACGTGATCCATGTCCCCCGCGAGGAGGTGACACCGGATTTGACGCGCCGCCGCTGGGATCTTAAAGGGGCGATGACCAACGGGTTGCTGGCATTTCACGATGTGGTGATCACCACGGATGTTGATGAGCTGTTGGTGTATGTCGGCGAAGAGGACAGCTTGGCGGCGCATCTTGAAAGCGCGGAGCGTGTTGGCAATGCCACGGCGCCTGTGGGGCTGAACCTTATTCCGACGCCGGAGGACAGCACCGATCAAAGCCTGTCGGTTCTGGAACAACATCCCAACGCAATGGTTCACGGCAAATACACCAAGCCCTGTATCGCCCATGACCGGGTGGTTTACACCACCGGCGGGCACGGGCTTCAGCGCGGAGATTTTCGCATCGATCCCGAGATCCTGTTGTTCCATCTGCATTATGTGACGCCGGACTACCAAGAGCGGATGGCGGCGCGTCAGGAGATTGTGCAGCAATCAAAAGAGCACGCCGAGGCGACAGGCGAAGGCGGCAACCAGCCGGGGCGCTTTTGGATCAACTGGGCCAAGCCGGATCAGATTCGCGACAAGGATTTTGGCAATTTTGCCAAGGCCGAGGAAATGGATGTCTCTCACGGCTATGACGCCTGTGCCGAGGTTCTGAGGGCTGCGAAGGCGACCAAGGACCGCAAGACCGTGGTTGATCCGCGGATCGTCAACAAAGCGCCGCGTCGGGTGGTTGTGCCACCGGCGCTGCGCGGTGTGATCTGA
- a CDS encoding Fe(3+) ABC transporter substrate-binding protein: MFTRLSLVAMLAATPALAEEVNVYSYRQPELIKPLTDAFTAETGIKVNVAHMSKGMVERLQAEGDRSPADLVFTVDISRLSAVVGAGLSQPVKSDKLSANVPANYHDPDGHWWGLTTRARIIYASKERVAEGDVTTYEDLADPKWKGRICTRSGTHAYNVALVSAYLHHHGAEATKTWLEGVKANLARKPQGNDRAQVKAIWAGECDISIGNTYYMGKMLANEEQKAWADSVRIVFPTFEGKGVHVNISGVAMTKAAPNRDNALKMMEFLTSPKAQEIYAEANFEYPIAPGSSPAPLVAGWGSFTPDETNLMDLARLRPDALKLIEEVDFDG; this comes from the coding sequence ATGTTTACGCGCCTAAGCCTTGTTGCCATGCTCGCCGCCACACCGGCGCTGGCGGAAGAGGTTAACGTCTATTCCTATCGGCAGCCTGAGCTGATCAAGCCGCTGACCGATGCTTTCACTGCTGAAACCGGCATCAAAGTTAACGTCGCGCATATGAGCAAGGGCATGGTCGAGCGCCTTCAAGCCGAGGGCGACCGCTCTCCTGCGGATCTCGTCTTTACCGTTGATATTTCGCGCCTTAGCGCCGTTGTCGGCGCGGGCCTCAGCCAGCCGGTTAAAAGCGATAAGCTGAGCGCGAATGTCCCTGCGAACTATCACGATCCCGATGGGCACTGGTGGGGTCTGACCACCCGCGCGCGCATCATCTATGCCAGCAAGGAGCGCGTTGCCGAAGGTGACGTCACCACATATGAAGACTTGGCTGATCCCAAGTGGAAAGGGCGCATCTGCACCCGCTCGGGCACCCATGCCTATAACGTAGCACTGGTATCGGCCTATTTGCACCATCACGGCGCCGAGGCCACCAAGACTTGGCTGGAAGGCGTGAAAGCCAACCTCGCGCGCAAGCCTCAAGGTAACGACCGCGCTCAGGTCAAAGCGATCTGGGCCGGCGAATGCGATATCTCGATCGGCAACACGTATTACATGGGCAAAATGCTCGCCAACGAAGAGCAGAAGGCCTGGGCCGATTCCGTGCGCATCGTCTTCCCCACGTTCGAAGGCAAAGGCGTGCATGTGAACATTTCCGGCGTGGCCATGACCAAAGCCGCCCCCAACCGCGACAATGCGCTCAAGATGATGGAATTCCTGACCTCTCCCAAGGCTCAGGAAATCTATGCCGAAGCCAATTTCGAATACCCGATCGCGCCCGGTTCGTCGCCCGCACCGCTGGTTGCCGGCTGGGGCAGCTTCACCCCGGACGAAACCAACTTGATGGATCTCGCCCGCCTGCGCCCTGACGCGCTGAAGCTGATCGAAGAGGTCGATTTCGACGGCTAA
- the mazG gene encoding nucleoside triphosphate pyrophosphohydrolase — protein MAESDDLIHNPTGGMPRLLEIMRRLRDPDTGCPWDIEQSFASIAPYTIEEAYEVADTIEREAWDELKGELGDLLFQSVFHAQMAEEANLFTFDQVADTMSDKMVARHPHVFGNETRDKSAEQQTRDWETIKAAERAQKAQQGTLDGVAIGLPALLRALKLQKRAARVGFDWPSTDQVIEKIVEEAAELNEAKDTLTEADVFEEYGDLLFVIANLGRHLGLDPEAALRAANAKFTRRFERVEAFLADRGKTPSDSDLAEMDALWDRAKAEEKANR, from the coding sequence ATGGCCGAAAGCGACGATCTGATCCACAACCCGACCGGCGGCATGCCGCGCCTGCTTGAAATCATGCGCCGCCTGCGTGATCCCGACACCGGCTGCCCCTGGGACATCGAGCAGAGCTTCGCCAGCATCGCCCCCTATACCATCGAAGAAGCCTATGAAGTTGCCGACACCATCGAACGCGAGGCCTGGGACGAGCTGAAAGGCGAGTTGGGCGACTTGCTCTTCCAATCGGTGTTCCATGCGCAAATGGCCGAGGAAGCGAACCTCTTCACCTTCGATCAGGTGGCGGACACCATGTCTGACAAAATGGTCGCGCGGCACCCGCATGTCTTTGGCAACGAGACCCGCGACAAATCGGCGGAACAGCAAACCCGCGACTGGGAAACCATCAAAGCGGCCGAGCGCGCCCAAAAGGCGCAACAAGGCACGCTGGACGGCGTCGCCATCGGCCTGCCCGCACTCCTGCGCGCATTGAAATTGCAAAAACGGGCCGCTCGCGTCGGGTTTGACTGGCCCTCGACGGATCAGGTGATCGAAAAAATCGTCGAAGAGGCCGCAGAGTTGAACGAGGCCAAAGACACCCTGACCGAGGCCGACGTTTTCGAAGAATATGGCGATCTCCTTTTTGTTATCGCCAATCTCGGCCGCCACCTCGGGTTAGACCCCGAAGCCGCCCTGCGCGCCGCCAACGCCAAATTCACCCGCCGTTTCGAACGCGTCGAAGCCTTTCTGGCAGACCGCGGTAAAACCCCATCCGACAGTGATCTTGCCGAGATGGACGCCCTTTGGGACCGCGCCAAAGCCGAAGAAAAAGCCAACCGCTAG
- a CDS encoding M20 family metallopeptidase: MAVINRIAGFADEMTEWRRHLHQHPELGLECHETAAFVASRLRDFGVDEIHEGIATSGIVAIINGKGPGPVTGLRADMDALPMSEETGADWASTVPGRMHACGHDGHTTMLLGAAKYLAETRNFTGRAVLIFQPAEETIGGGRIMVEEGIMDRFGVEEVYALHTDSFAGLGEFRTTPGPIMAAVDDFEVHFTGKGGHAAYPDTCVDPLPAAAATLQAMQTIVSRNRPPLEALVVSVTQIHGGSAMNIIPETAYLAGTVRSFAPAMRDMAERRIGEIVKAQAEVYGVEAELDYQRNYPSTVNHAAQTEKAAEIAREVAGDDNVLTALPPEMGAEDFSYMLEARPGAFLFLGQGVGPSVHHPEFDFNDAAAPIGASFFARLIERHHPA, from the coding sequence ATGGCTGTGATCAACCGGATTGCCGGGTTTGCCGATGAAATGACCGAATGGCGCAGACATTTGCACCAGCACCCCGAGCTTGGGCTGGAGTGTCACGAGACGGCGGCGTTTGTGGCGTCGCGATTGCGCGACTTTGGTGTGGACGAAATTCACGAAGGCATCGCCACGAGCGGGATTGTTGCGATTATCAACGGCAAGGGGCCGGGGCCGGTGACGGGCTTGCGCGCGGATATGGATGCCTTGCCGATGAGTGAAGAGACCGGGGCGGACTGGGCCAGCACGGTGCCGGGGCGGATGCATGCCTGTGGCCATGACGGGCATACGACCATGCTGTTGGGGGCGGCGAAATACCTTGCTGAGACGCGCAATTTCACCGGGCGGGCGGTTTTGATTTTCCAGCCAGCGGAAGAGACCATCGGCGGCGGGCGGATCATGGTGGAGGAGGGCATCATGGACCGGTTCGGGGTTGAAGAGGTCTATGCGCTGCACACCGATTCCTTTGCCGGATTGGGAGAGTTCCGCACCACGCCGGGGCCGATCATGGCGGCGGTGGATGATTTCGAGGTGCATTTTACCGGCAAGGGCGGGCATGCGGCCTATCCCGACACTTGCGTTGATCCCTTGCCCGCCGCTGCGGCGACCCTGCAGGCGATGCAGACCATCGTGAGCCGCAATCGCCCGCCATTGGAGGCGTTGGTTGTGTCGGTGACGCAGATCCACGGCGGCAGCGCGATGAATATCATCCCCGAGACGGCATATCTTGCCGGAACAGTGCGCAGCTTTGCCCCGGCGATGCGGGACATGGCAGAGCGGCGGATCGGCGAGATCGTCAAGGCGCAGGCCGAAGTCTATGGCGTCGAGGCGGAGCTGGACTATCAGCGCAACTACCCGTCGACGGTGAACCACGCCGCGCAGACCGAAAAAGCCGCCGAGATCGCCCGCGAGGTGGCGGGGGACGACAATGTGCTGACCGCGCTGCCGCCGGAAATGGGGGCGGAGGATTTCTCGTATATGCTTGAGGCGCGACCCGGAGCGTTTCTGTTCCTTGGGCAGGGGGTGGGGCCATCGGTGCATCACCCGGAGTTTGATTTCAACGATGCGGCGGCGCCGATTGGGGCGTCCTTCTTTGCCCGGCTGATCGAGCGGCATCATCCGGCGTGA